Below is a window of Chloroflexota bacterium DNA.
GCAACCGGCGACGGGCAACGTCGACTCAACAATCAGATTGATTTGGTCTTCGCCGACCCAGTCAGCTCGCCGCACCTGGAGATTTTGAATGCCAAGCAGTTTGTTTAGAATATCGTTGTTGTTCATCGGACACAGCCTTTCAACTCCGATGTTATCGCATTTATTCAGTTTTTCCCGTTAAAAACGGGAGAGCCCAAATTGCGCTGTACTTTGTACTACCCCTACGACGAAAGACACTACTATGCTTGAAAGCAGATTCATTGCAAAAACAGTAATGTCGGTTTCTGACTCCAGCCCCAAAGTATTGGAAAGTGTCTCTAAGCCAATATTGACCCCAATGCCGATCAAAATGGCAGGAATCAAAGCAATCGTATTACCAACAACATCCGCAAGAAATGTTGCCATACTCCATTGCAACCACAGCTTCAATTGTTCCGATCTGCTATTTGGCGGATTCAGCATCCTATCTCTCTAAGCTCTTCGGGCGGGAACAAACACGGCACGTTTCATGCATTCCCTCATGAGGACTTGAACCGGTAGCCGCGTCCGGGCACGGTGAAGATGTGGCGCGGGGTGGCCGGGTCTGGCTCGATCTTTTCGCGCAGGCGGCGGATGAGTTGGGACAGGCTGTCGTCGCGCACGCCGCGCTCGAACACTTTGTCTTCGGGCCAGGCGGCGTGGATCAGATCGTCTTTTTCGCAGACTGTCTCCGGGTGAGCGAGGAAGTAGTTGAGCAGGAGATGCTCTTTGGCCGTCAGTTGAGTCGTATCGAAGGCAAAACCGGACGGGCGAGCCGCCGTGAGAAAAGGATGGCCGCTGAGGCCGGAGAGGCGAAGCTCATCGTCGGTGGGCTTGTCGCTCCAAAATTCTTCCACCCGCGCCCGCACCGCCGGGTGGCTGGCAATGTTCCCGACGTTCGCGCCAGCGGCGTAAGACTCGCAGGCGGCGCGCAGAAATGAGGCGTAGCCGCGCGAGACGTTGAACAAAGCCTCGACCACCGTTTCGTCCCAATGCAGGCTTTTGCGTTCGGCGTAGCGGGCCACGTTCCAACGCGAGTCGTTTTGGTTGAGCGGGCCGAGCCAGAGGGTGTTGGCGTGAAAGAGTTCGGCAAATTCGTTGTCGGGCGGCAGGGGGCGACGGGTGCTGGCGAGGAAGGTCAGCTCGAACTTGTGGCGGTCGCGCAGGGCGCGCAGGTTGTTGAAGAGGGCCGGGTCGGGATCGTGAGTGAACACGTCGAAGCGGTCGAGCAACAGAGTCGGCCCGCCCGAAGCCGAGATAAAACGGTCAAGGGCCGAGTCCAGGGCCTCCAACTCGTCGGCGGCTTCACCGGAGTCGCCAAGCGCGCGCCTGACGAGTCGAAACATTGTCGAAGGCGTAGGTTGTGAGAGGCGATTGCAATCAATCAGAACGAATCGGCGGCCCGGAAGCGAAACCCGGTTGGCAATGAAGCCCAGCAGGTTGCTCTTGCCGGCGCCGCTCAAGCCAACAACCGAGACGCACTCGCCGGCGCGGGCGGCGGTGGTGATGAAGGCGACTTCGGTGGCGCGATAGTCGTTGGGATAAGTGTCCCAGGTGGTCATGACATTGATGATGGACAAACAGATCGCGTTTATTCGTAAGTGATCGGTAAGTCTCCGACCAACATTACAGGCCTATTATACGAGACGTATTTGGCTTATGGGAGTGAACTTATGAAATCAATTTGGCGCCGAACATTCACGCTCTTGCTGGCCGGCCTGCTTCTGCTGGCACTCTCGCCTGCACCACAGGTTGAGGCTATTCCCGTCACTGGCGGCCCGGTGGTGTTTGCGGAGGAAGGTGTCGAAAGCGTTGCCAGTCCGTTGGACGAATTTGCGCTGGGCGTGAAGGACGGAGCGGCGGGCGTGGTGCGGGGTGTGTACGCGCCGGGGGCGCTGGCCTTGCGGGTGGAGCAACAACCCGAAACCAGGCCGATGTATATTTCGGCGGCCCCGGACACGGCCACTCAGTTTCGCTATGCCACTTTCACCAACGTCATCGGCCTGCTGGCGCACAACCATGTTTCGGGCGCGCAGTTTTTCAATTTGAACTTCGGCCAGGAAGTGTGGATCGTTTACGGCGACGGCGCGAAGCAAGGGTATCTGGTGGCGAACATTCTGCGCTATCAGGCGCTCCAGCCGGCCAGCACCCGCAGTCAATTCCTGGACCTGGACACGGGCGAGGTGGTTTCTTCGGCCCAGCTTTACGACCGGGTGTATCGCGGCGAGCATCACCTGACCTTTCAGACGTGCATCGAGCAGGGCGGCGTTGCCACCTGGGGGCGGTTGTTCGTCATTGCCACGCCGCTCGGCGAATTGATTCCGGCGCTTGACCCGGGGCTGGATGTGTTGAACTGATTTTGGCAATCGAGGCAACCTGTAGAGACGTTCCGGTGGAACGTCTCTATTTTTTTTATGCAACCGCCTCTCGCCAATTGGGATTATACTAAATACATGTCCCCTCGCGCGCGTTTGGCGCTGGCAATCGTCGGCCTGCTCATTGTTTGCCTGTCGTGTGTGGCGCTGGTTTACGCCGTGCGGCCTCTGGAGCATATCAGCGAGCAAGCGCCGGTGGCCCCCACCCTGTTCGCCCCACCGCAGTCTTTTGTTGAGTTGTCGAGGCTGGAATGAAGGCGCAGAAGTTTTGGCTGATCGTTGCGGCGATCCTTGTCGTCCTCATTCTGGCGGCCTGCGGCGGCGCGGCCACTACCCAAGCGCCTGCCGCCACCGAGGCGCCTGCCGCGACAATTTCGCCCACCGAAGTGCCAGCCGCGGCTACCGCCGAAGTCCAAACGCAAACGGTCGAGGCAACCGGCGCCCCAACCTCAACCGGCGTCATCGTCACCTCACCGCCCGTCGTCACAACAGTTCCCGCCATCAGCCCCACAGCCACGCCCGTCGTCGAAGCGCGCGTGATCGAATTGGAGTGGCCGCCGGAAATGCGGCTGGGCGAATCGGACCTCATTCGCCTCGCCCTCATCCCGTCGAAAGACGGCTACACCGTCACCACAGAATTTCCCGAACACCAAACCATTACCGACACCGTGCCGGTCGAGCGGCCCGGCGGCTTCAGCCTCTCGGCCTCGGCCCGGCTCGACGGCGTGGGCTTTGACATCGAGCCGGGCAACGAGCAAACTTACGGTTTGCCGCTCGATCAGCCGGTGACGTGGCGCTGGACGATCACCCCACTCGCGCCAAATCAACAACGGCTCTCGATCCTCCTCCGGCTGGTGTGGACGCCTCAGCCGGGTAACCCGTCGCCCCTTCGTGAAACCGTGATCTACTCCAAAGGCCTCAACGTTCAAGTGGCCTCGTTCTTCGGCCTCACCCAGCGCGAGGCCCTGGCCGCCGGGTTCGTGGGTCTGGCGTTCGGCAGCACCCTCAGCCTGCCGCTGGCCGCTTACGTTTTGCGCCCGCGCCGCGCCCGGCCCTCATTGCAAACCGCCAACCCCAACGCCGGGCTGATCATCGAACATCCACCCGGCCTGCAACTTTCAGCCGAAGAGACGCGACTGCTCAAGACGCTCTTCCGCCGTTACGCCCGTGTCACGCTGGAGGCCGAGTTCCGCTCCGGCTACTCCGGCGCGCGCACCTTCCTGGCCTTGCCCGTCCGCGCCGATGGCCGGGCCGACGCTTACACCATCGCCAAACTCGGCGAACGCGACTCCATTCAGCGCGAGTTCGAAAACTACGAAGCCTTCGTCAAAGACACCCTGCCGCCCATGACAGCGCGGATTCAAGAAGCGCCCGTTTCTCCCCCCTCTCCTGTCCCGCGTGCTGTTCGCGGGACGGGAGAGGGGCCGGGGGTGAGGGCCGTTCTCCGTTACACCTTCATCGCCGAGCCGACTCGCTTGCCTATCAGCCTCCGCGAATCTCTAATCTCTAATCTCGATCCTTCTTTGTTAGAGAAACTCTTTCAGACTTTCGGCCCCAACTGGTGGCTTCAGCGCAAGCCTTACACGTTCCGTCTGGCCGAGGAGTACGATCGCATGTTGCCCGCGCACTTTGTCGTCGAACCGTGTGGCGATGAGCCGATCAACAACACCTTCGATGGTTTATATGCGCCGGCTTCAACCACTGCCATGCAGCCCGGCCATGTCGTCGCCCTCAAAAATCTCAACATTGTCGAGCGCCGCGCCGACGGCAAATCACTTTCTCTTTCAGGCTTAACCCAGCCCGGTTATCCGCCGTTGCGCGTGCGTTGGAACAGTCTCACTCTGCCAGTCAACGCCCGGGGGCGCATCGTCGCCACCCGCAAAACATTGCTTGGCGAACTTACGGCGGGATTCGAACTATTCGGCCTTCCCGATCCGTTCCTCAAGCTGGATGCTCTTCTCAACGAGCGCCTCATCGCCACCCAGTCCACCATTCACGGCGACCTCAATCTCGAAAACATCCTCGTCGGCCCCGGCGGCTTTGTGTGGCTGATTGACTTTGCCCAAACCAGAGACGGCCACCCCTTGTACGACTTCGCCCACCTCGAAGCCGAAATCATCGCCCACGTCCTCGCGCCCCAATTTGCTTCTGTGTCAGATTATGCCGCTCAATTACGAACCGGCTCTCTCCACCCTCTTCTCTCTTCTCTTCATTCAATTGCCGCCCGTTGCCTCTTCAACCCCTCTCAGCCGCGAGAATATCAACTGGCGCTCTACCTGGCCTGCCTCGGCGCGCTCAAGTTCGTCAACCTCAACTCACATCAAAAACAGGTGTTGTATCTCACTGCCGCCCACCTCGCCCAGATTTTGTAATTTGTCAATCTTTTGTCAACCGAATATCAAGCCTGCCGCCTCATCCGGGCTAGAGTATGAGCAACGCTCACACTCTCAAAGGAGGCGGCCATGTTCCGCTCACTCTCACTCCATTCACTCATCCTGATCCTCGCGTTGGCCCTGGCGGCCTGTGGCGGCAGTGCCACGCCCCAGCTCATCGGCTCGTACCCACGCGGCTCGGAAAGCGGTGTCGTCACCTCGTCGGGCAACGCGCCGGCCAACACCCTCGTCGTCTACAATGCCTATCTTGAATTGGAAGTGTACAACACCGACTCGGCGGCAGACCGGGCCGAGCAAGTGGCCTATGAGCACGGCGGCTACCTGGTCAGTTCACAGTCGTGGTATCAGGGCAACGAAAAATACGCCACGCTCACCCTGGCCGTGCCGGTCGCTTACTTCGACTTAGCCCGCGAAGACCTGCTCCGGCTGGGCAAGGCTACGCACGAGAGCACCTCCGGCGAGTTGGTGGGAACCGGCGACGGCTCGAACGGCTGGAACACGTACTCGAACATCACCGTGCAGTTGCGGCCCACACCTGTCCTGGGGCGCGCTGGTGAGGCCGCCTCACAGTGGATAAACAACGCTGTGTCGTTCATCTTCGGCCTCACTACTGCCCTTTTCTGGATCGCCGTGTTTCTCACGCCGCCATTCCTGATGATTGTCGGCTTCTTCGCAACCCTCCGCTGGCTTGTCGCCCGTTTCCGTCGGCCCTAAAAGCACGCTAACCATCTCGACGCCGGGTGTCCTTCGCTCTGACACCCGGCGTCTTTTTTTGTCATCCCCCTGTCAACCCTTTATCAAGCCTGTCAACCCGTTTGGCGTTACCCTGTTTGCAGAGTAAGGGCGAAGCATTCGCCAATGAACTCAAATGGAAAAACAACAATCTGCGGGCGAATGTTTCGCCCCGACCAAAAGGAGAACAACCATGAACGCCAAACATCTCATCATCGTCTCAATCGTTTTCACTTTGCTGTTGGCCGCCTGCGGCGGCGCAGCCACGCCTGTC
It encodes the following:
- a CDS encoding phosphotransferase, whose product is MKAQKFWLIVAAILVVLILAACGGAATTQAPAATEAPAATISPTEVPAAATAEVQTQTVEATGAPTSTGVIVTSPPVVTTVPAISPTATPVVEARVIELEWPPEMRLGESDLIRLALIPSKDGYTVTTEFPEHQTITDTVPVERPGGFSLSASARLDGVGFDIEPGNEQTYGLPLDQPVTWRWTITPLAPNQQRLSILLRLVWTPQPGNPSPLRETVIYSKGLNVQVASFFGLTQREALAAGFVGLAFGSTLSLPLAAYVLRPRRARPSLQTANPNAGLIIEHPPGLQLSAEETRLLKTLFRRYARVTLEAEFRSGYSGARTFLALPVRADGRADAYTIAKLGERDSIQREFENYEAFVKDTLPPMTARIQEAPVSPPSPVPRAVRGTGEGPGVRAVLRYTFIAEPTRLPISLRESLISNLDPSLLEKLFQTFGPNWWLQRKPYTFRLAEEYDRMLPAHFVVEPCGDEPINNTFDGLYAPASTTAMQPGHVVALKNLNIVERRADGKSLSLSGLTQPGYPPLRVRWNSLTLPVNARGRIVATRKTLLGELTAGFELFGLPDPFLKLDALLNERLIATQSTIHGDLNLENILVGPGGFVWLIDFAQTRDGHPLYDFAHLEAEIIAHVLAPQFASVSDYAAQLRTGSLHPLLSSLHSIAARCLFNPSQPREYQLALYLACLGALKFVNLNSHQKQVLYLTAAHLAQIL
- a CDS encoding DUF4349 domain-containing protein encodes the protein MFRSLSLHSLILILALALAACGGSATPQLIGSYPRGSESGVVTSSGNAPANTLVVYNAYLELEVYNTDSAADRAEQVAYEHGGYLVSSQSWYQGNEKYATLTLAVPVAYFDLAREDLLRLGKATHESTSGELVGTGDGSNGWNTYSNITVQLRPTPVLGRAGEAASQWINNAVSFIFGLTTALFWIAVFLTPPFLMIVGFFATLRWLVARFRRP
- a CDS encoding winged helix-turn-helix domain-containing protein — its product is MSIINVMTTWDTYPNDYRATEVAFITTAARAGECVSVVGLSGAGKSNLLGFIANRVSLPGRRFVLIDCNRLSQPTPSTMFRLVRRALGDSGEAADELEALDSALDRFISASGGPTLLLDRFDVFTHDPDPALFNNLRALRDRHKFELTFLASTRRPLPPDNEFAELFHANTLWLGPLNQNDSRWNVARYAERKSLHWDETVVEALFNVSRGYASFLRAACESYAAGANVGNIASHPAVRARVEEFWSDKPTDDELRLSGLSGHPFLTAARPSGFAFDTTQLTAKEHLLLNYFLAHPETVCEKDDLIHAAWPEDKVFERGVRDDSLSQLIRRLREKIEPDPATPRHIFTVPGRGYRFKSS